The genomic segment TGAATAATGGTTTTTGTCGATCATCACTGTGGCAAATTTGTCTATTCCGGCCGATACCAGTGTGATGTTGCTAAACGGCACTTCAGGCAACGAGATCAAGTGATTTTTCTCGCCTTCGTAGAGTTCAGTGACGCTTTGCTGCCTTCCGGCGATCCGGTGGCCGCCATAGGCCATACACTCGTTTAAAAGTTTTTCATTTAACGCTTCGAGGCTTGCGGCGCGCGGCACCGGCACCATGTAATTGCGCCGAGCATAACCGACCAGGCCTTCTACGCCGCCCTTTTCGTGACCGGCGTTGCGGTTGCAAAAGCGGGGCTCGAAATTGTAATAGGCGACAAACTTCTTATAGCTTTCTTGAAGATCCCGCTTTTTGCCCAAATATACTTTTTGCACCGCCGTTGTAAGATTGTCGTAAATCAGCACGGGAAACACCCCTTGGAAAAACACAAATGCGCGAATATGGGCATCGAAAAACGCCTGCTGGCGCTCGCAAAAATAGCACTGCACAAAGTGCTTGCCCGAATATTTTGAACGCATACAGAAAAGCTTGAGCCTTACCGCTTCACCATCCAGGATCGCATAACAGGTGCCCCAGTCCACTTCAGCCTCACCGCCCAGTGTGGGCTGGCAGGGAATAAATACCTGTTGTCCGCTCAAACCGATTCTGAGCTTGGCTTCGCGAACATACCTTCTCACGGTGGCCTCCGAGCCCGCATAGCCAATCTCTTGTTGAAGGCGGTGATAAATCCTGACAGCCGTATGCCGCTGTTTTTTAGGTTGGCCCTTATCATCGTTGAGCCATTTATCAATGAGGGTCAAATGCGGTC from the Desulfobacterales bacterium genome contains:
- the istA gene encoding IS21 family transposase; translation: MLKVDQYSYIRSAHRIYGKTIKQIARETGHSKNTIKRVLRGEYAGYRPRVHQPYPALGPHLTLIDKWLNDDKGQPKKQRHTAVRIYHRLQQEIGYAGSEATVRRYVREAKLRIGLSGQQVFIPCQPTLGGEAEVDWGTCYAILDGEAVRLKLFCMRSKYSGKHFVQCYFCERQQAFFDAHIRAFVFFQGVFPVLIYDNLTTAVQKVYLGKKRDLQESYKKFVAYYNFEPRFCNRNAGHEKGGVEGLVGYARRNYMVPVPRAASLEALNEKLLNECMAYGGHRIAGRQQSVTELYEGEKNHLISLPEVPFSNITLVSAGIDKFATVMIDKNHYSVPTRYAHLRARVIMHHDRVEIFYGSKKIAAHNRLYGNNKWSLEPDHYLELIQQRPQSFDTARPILQWRKTWPQCLEKLLERFCSKQGTSKGIKDFITVLMFYKQFDAKDIQTAVQLALTADAGSSAAIEHVLRHSSKPCKQFESVANWQRLAPADVSVYQQIGGDV